The Pan troglodytes isolate AG18354 chromosome 8, NHGRI_mPanTro3-v2.0_pri, whole genome shotgun sequence genome window below encodes:
- the ZSWIM8 gene encoding zinc finger SWIM domain-containing protein 8 isoform X12, whose translation MELMFAEWEDGERFSFEDSDRFEEDSLCSFISEAESLCQNWRGWRKQSAGPNSPTGGGGGGGSGGTRMRDGLVIPLVELSAKQVAFHIPFEVVEKVYPPVPEQLQLRIAFWSFPENEEDIRLYSCLANGSADEFQRGDQLFRMRAVKDPLQIGFHLSATVVPPQMVPPKGAYNVAVMFDRCRVTSCSCTCGAGAKWCTHVVALCLFRIHNASAVCLRAPVSESLSRLQRDQLQKFAQYLISELPQQILPTAQRLLDELLSSQSTAINTVCGAPDPTAGPSASDQSTWYLDESTLTDNIKKTLHKFCGPSPVVFSDVNSMYLSSTEPPAAAEWACLLRPLRGREPEGVWNLLSIVREMFKRRDSNAAPLLEILTDQCLTYEQITGWWYSVRTSASHSSASGHTGRSNGQSEVAAHACASMCDEMVTLWRLAVLDPALSPQRRRELCTQLRQWQLKVIENVKRGQHKKTLERLFPGFRPAVEACYFNWEEAYPLPGVTYSGTDRKLALCWARALPSRPGASRSGGLEESRDRPRPLPTEPAVRPKEPGTKRKGLGEGVPSSQRGPRRLSAEGGDKALHKMGPGGGKAKALGGAGSGSKGSAGGGSKRRLSSEDSSLEPDLAEMSLDDSSLALGAEASTFEGFPESPPPCPLHGGSRGPSTFLPEPPDTYEEDGGVYFSEGPEPPTASVGPPGLLPGDVCTQDDLPSTDESGNGLPKTKEAAPAVGEEDDDYQAYYLNAQDGAGGEEEKAEGGAGEEHDLFAGLKPLEQESRMEVLFACAEALHAHGYSSEASRLTVELAQDLLANPPDLKGKKNKVSTSRQTWVATNTLSKAAFLLTVLSERPEHHNLAFRVGMFALELQRPPASTKALEVKLAYQESEVAALLKKIPLGPSEMSTMRCRAEELREGTLCDYRPVLPLMLASFIFDVLCAPVVSPTGSRPPSRNWNSETPGDEELGFEAAVAALGMKTTVSEAEHPLLCEGTRREKGDLALALMITYKDDQAKLKKILDKLLDRESQTHKPQTLSSFYSSSRPTTASQRSPSKHGGPSAPGALQPLTSGSAGPAQPGSVAGAGPGPTEGFTEKNVPESSPHSPCEGLPSEAALTPRPEGKVPSRLALGSRGGYNGRGWGSPGRPKKKHTGMASIDSSAPETTSDSSPTLSRRPLRGGWAPTSWGRGQDSDSISSSSSDSLGSSSSSGSRRASASGGARAKTVEVGRYKGRRPESHAPHVPNQPSEAAAHFYFELAKTVLIKAGGNSSTSIFTHPSSSGGHQGPHRNLHLCAFEIGLYALGLHNFVSPNWLSRTYSSHVSWITGQAMEIGSAALTILVECWDGHLTPPEVASLADRASRARDSNMVRAAAELALSCLPHAHALNPNEIQRALVQCKEQDNLMLEKACMAVEEAAKGGGVYPEVLFEVAHQWFWLYEQTAGGSSTAREGATSCSASGIRAGGEAGRGMPEGRGGPGTEPVTVAAAAVTAAATVVPVISVGSSLYPGPGLGHGHSPGLHPYTALQPHLPCSPQYLTHPAHPAHPMPHMPRPAVFPVPSSAYPQGVHPAFLGAQYPYSVTPPSLAATAVSFPVPSMAPITVHPYHTEPGLPLPTSVALSSVHPASTFPAIQGASLPALTTQPSPLVSGGFPPPEEETHSQPVNPHSLHHLHAAYRVGMLALEMLGRRAHNDHPNNFSRSPPYTDDVKWLLGLAAKLGVNYVHQFCVGAAKGVLSPFVLQEIVMETLQRLSPAHAHNHLRAPAFHQLVQRCQQAYMQYIHHRLIHLTPADYDDFVNAIRSARSAFCLTPMGMMQFNDILQNLKRSKQTKELWQRVSLEMATFSP comes from the exons ATGGAGCTGATGTTTGCAGAGTGGGAGGACGGAGAGCGCTTCTCATTCGAGGATTCGGACCGTTTTGAGGAGGATTCACTCTGTTCCTTCATCTCCGAGGCCGAGAGCCTCTGCCAGAACTGGCGGGGATGGCGCAAACAGTCAGCGGGGCCCAATTCCCCCACTGGCGGCGGTggcggaggtggcagtggcgGTACCAGAATGCGAG ATGGACTGGTGATCCCATTGGTGGAGCTGTCAGCAAAGCAGGTGGCATTTCATATCCCATTTGAAGTGGTGGAGAAAGTTTACCCACCAGTGCCTGAGCAGCTACAGCTCCGAATTGCTTTTTGGAGCTTCCCTGAGAATGAAGAGGACATTCG GCTGTATTCGTGCCTGGCCAATGGCAGTGCGGATGAGTTTCAGCGAGGGGATCAGCTCTTCCGCATGCGGGCTGTGAAGGACCCATTGCAGATAG GGTTCCACCTGAGTGCTACAGTGGTGCCACCTCAGATGGTCCCTCCTAAAGGGGCCTACAACGTGGCTGTGATGTTTGACCGCTGCCGGGTCACTTCCTGCAGCTGTACCTGTGGGGCTGGGGCCAAATGGTGCACCCACGTCGTGGCACTCTGTCTCTTCCGCATCCACAAC GCTTCTGCAGTCTGCCTGCGAGCCCCAGTCTCAGAGTCCCTGTCCCGGCTACAGAGGGACCAGCTGCAAAAGTTTGCTCAGTACCTCATCAGTGAGCTCCCTCAGCAG ATCCTCCCCACAGCTCAGCGTCTCCTGGACGAACTCCTGTCTTCCCAGTCAACAGCCATCAATACAGTGTGTGGAGCTCCGG ACCCCACAGCAGGGCCCTCAGCATCGGACCAGAGTACTTGGTATCTGGATGAATCGACACTCACTGACAACATCAAAAAGACACTGCACAAGTTCTGTGGCCCCTCCCCTGTGGTCTTCAG TGATGTGAACTCCATGTATCTGTCTTCCACGGAGCCGCCAGCCGCTGCTGAATGGGCATGTCTGCTGCGCCCTCTGAGGGGCCGTGAGCCAGAGGGCGTCTGGAACCTGCTAAGCATCGTGCGGGAGATGTTCAAGCGGAGGGACAGCAATGCTGCCCCCTTGTTGGAAATCCTCACTGACCAGTGCCTCACCTATGAACAG ATAACAGGTTGGTGGTATAGCGTACGTACCTCAGCCTCACACAGCAGTGCCAGTGGGCACACGGGCCGTAGCAACGGGCAGTCAGAGGTGGCAGCCCATGCCTGTGCCAGCATGTGTGACGAGATGGTCACACTGTGGAGGCTGGCCGTGCTGGACCCTGCACTCAGCCCCCAGCG GCGCCGGGAACTGTGTACGCAGCTGCGGCAGTGGCAACTGAAGGTGATTGAGAACGTCAAGCGGGGCCAACACAAGAAGACGCTGGAGCGGCTCTTCCCTGGCTTCCGGCCAGCGGTGGAGGCCTGCTACTTCAACTGGGAAGAGGCCTACCCACTTCCTGGTGTCACCTACAGCGGCACTGACAGGAAgctggcactgtgctgggcccGGGCCCTGCCCTCTCGGCCAGGTGCCTCCCGCTCTGGGGGCCTGGAGGAATCCCGGGACCGGCCCCGACCCCTTCCTACTGAGCCAGCTGTGCGGCCCAAGGAGCCTGGGACCAAGCGAAAGGGCTTGGGTGAGGGGGTCCCCTCATCACAGCGGGGTCCCCGCCGCCTCTCAGCTGAAGGGGGAGATAAAGCTCTACATAAGATGGGTCCAGGTGGGGGCAAAGCCAAGGCACTGGGTGGGGCTGGCAGTGGGAGCAAGGGCTCAGCAGGTGGCGGAAGCAAGCGACGGCTGAGCAGCGAAGACAGCTCCCTGGAGCCAGACCTGGCTGAGatgagcctggatgacagcagcCTGGCCCTGGGCGCAGAGGCCAGCACCTTCGAGGGATTCCCTGAGAGCCCTCCACCCTGTCCTCTCCACGGTGGCTCCCGAGGCCCTTCCACTTTCCTTCCTGAGCCCCCAGATACTTATGAAGAAGATGGTGGTGTGTACTTCTCGGAAGGGCCTGAGCCTCCCACAGCCTCTGTTGGCCCCCCTGGCCTACTGCCTGGGGATGTCTGTACCCAGGACGACCTCCCTTCTACAGATGAGAGTGGCAATGGGCTTCCCAAAACCAAAGAGGCAGCCCCTGCAGTTGGAGAGGAGGATGATGACTACCAGGCGTACTATCTGAATGCCCAGGATGGGGCTGGGGGCGAGGAAGAGAAGGCCGAGGGCGGGGCTGGGGAGGAGCACGACCTGTTTGCTGGGCTGAAGCCACTGGAACAGGAGAGTCGCATGGAG GTACTGTTTGCCTGTGCTGAGGCCCTGCATGCGCATGGCTATAGCAGTGAGGCCTCCCGTCTCACTGTGGAGCTTGCCCAGGATCTGCTAGCCAACCCACCCGACCTCAAG GGCAAGAAGAACAAGGTATCCACGAGCCGTCAGACCTGGGTGGCTACCAACACCCTGAGCAAGGCGGCCTTCCTGTTGACAGTGCTAAGTGAGCGTCCAGAGCACCACAACCTGGCCTTCCGAGTTGGCATGTTTGCCTTGGAGCTACAGAGGCCTCCAGCTTCTACCAAGGCCTTGGAG GTAAAGCTGGCAtaccaggagtctgaggtggctGCCCTGCTCAAGAAGATCCCTCTGGGTCCAAGCGAGATGAGTACCATGCGGTGCCGGGCAGAGGAACTTCGGGAGGGGACACTCTGTGACTATCGGCCTGTGTTGCCTCTCATGCTGGCCAGTTTCATCTTTGACGTTCTCTGTGCTCCAG TGGTTTCTCCCACAGGTTCCCGGCCCCCAAGTCGCAACTGGAACAGCGAGACACCTGGGGatgaggagctgggatttgaagcaGCAGTTGCTGCCTTGG GCATGAAGACAACAGTGAGTGAGGCAGAACATCCCCTCTTATGTGAAGGCACACGTCGGGAGAAGGGTGACCTGGCATTAGCACTAATGATCACTTACAAGGACGACCAGGCCAAGCTTAAGAAG ATCTTAGACAAACTCTTGGACCGAGAGAGCCAGACACATAAGCCACAGACGCTGAGTTCTTTCTACTCATCTAGCCGCCCAACCACAGCCAGCCAGAGGTCTCCTTCAAAGCACGGGGGCCCATCTGCCCCAGGGGCCCTGCAACCACTGACCTCAGGCTCTGCAGGGCCTGCTCAACCAGGGAGTGTGGCAGGGGCTGGGCCAGGCCCCACTGAGGGCTTCACAGAGAAGAATGTGCCTG AGAGTTCCCCACATTCCCCCTGTGAGGGTCTTCCATCTGAGGCAGCTTTGACCCCAAGGCCAGAAGGGAAGGTTCCTAGCCGCTTGGCACTTGGCAGTCGTGGAGGCTATAATGGACGGGGATGGGGGTCCCCAGGACGGCCTAAGAAGAAGCACACAG GCATGGCCAGCATTGACAGCAGTGCCCCTGAAACAACATCGGATAGTTCCCCCACCTTAAGCCGGAGACCACTTCGAGGGGGCTGGgcccccacctcctggggtcGAGGTCAGGACAGTGACAGCATTAGCAGCTCTTCTTCGGACTCCCTGGGCTCCTCATCCTCCAGTGGAAGTCGCCGGGCCAGTGCCAGTGGAGGAGCCCGGGCGAAGACTGTTGAAGTTGGCAG GTACAAGGGCCGCCGCCCCGAGAGTCATGCCCCTCATGTACCCAATCAGCCATCAGAGGCAGCTGCACACTTCTACTTCGAGCTGGCGAAGACAGTGCTGATCAAGGCAGGGGGCAACAGCAGCACTTCCATTTTCACACATCCATCTTCCTCAGGGGGCCACCAGGGTCCTCACCGCAACCTGCACCTTTGCGCCTTCGAGATTGGGCTTTATGCCCTTGGCCTGCACAACTTTGTTTCTCCCAACTGGCTCTCACGTACTTATTCTTCCCACGTTTCCTGGATTACAG GCCAGGCCATGGAGATAGGCAGCGCAGCCCTGACTATACTGGTAGAATGCTGGGATGGGCACCTGACACCCCCTGAGGTTGCATCCCTGGCTGACAGGGCATCACGGGCAAGAGACTCCAATATGGTGAGGGCGGCAGCAGAGCTGGCCCTGAGCTGCCTGCCTCACGCCCATGCATTGAACCCTAATGAGATCCAGCGGGCCCTGGTGCAGTGCAAGGAACAG GACAACCTGATGTTGGAGAAGGCCTGCATGGCAGTGGAAGAGGCAGCTAAGGGTGGGGGCGTGTACCCTGAAGTGTTGTTTGAGGTTGCTCACCAGTGGTTCTGGCTATATGAGCAAACTGCAGGTGGCTCATCCACAGCCCGTGAAGGGGCTACAAGCTGTAGTGCCAGTGGGATCAGGGCAGGTGGGGAAGCTGGGCGGGGTATGCCTGAGGGCAGAGGGGGCCCAGGGACTGAGCCGGTTACAGTGGCAGCGGCAGCAGTGACAGCAGCAGCCACAGTGGTGCCCGTCATATCGGTGGGGTCTAGTTTATACCCGGGTCCAGGACTGGGGCATGGCCACTCCCCTGGCCTGCACCCCTACACTGCTCTACAGCCCCACCTGCCCTGTAGCCCTCAGTATCTCACTCACCCAGCTCACCCTGCCCACCCCATGCCTCACATGCCCCGGCCTGCCGTCTTCCCTGTGCCCAGCTCTGCATACCCACAG GGTGTTCATCCTGCATTCCTGGGGGCTCAGTACCCTTATTCAGTGACTCCTCCCTCACTTGCTGCCACTGCTGTGTCTTTCCCCGTTCCTTCCATGGCACCCATCACAGTACATCCCTACCACACAGAGCCAGGGCTTCCACTGCCCACCAGTGTGGCCT TGAGCAGTGTCCATCCAGCATCCACGTTTCCAGCCATCCAAGGTGCCTCACTGCCTGCCCTGACCACACAGCCCAGCCCTCTGGTGAGCGGAGGTTTTCCACCGCCCGAGGAGGAGACACACAGTCAGCCAGTCAATCCCCACAGCCTGCACCACCTGCATGCTGCCTACCGTGTCG GAATGCTGGCACTGGAGATGCTGGGTCGCCGGGCACACAACGATCACCCCAACAACTTCTCCCGCTCCCCCCCCTACACTGATGATGTCAAATGGTTGCTGGGGCTGGCAGCAAAGCTGG gaGTGAACTACGTGCACCAGTTCTGTGTGGGGGCAGCCAAGGGGGTGCTGAGCCCGTTTGTGCTGCAGGAGATCGTCATGGAGACGCTGCAGCGGCTGAGTCCCGCTCATGCCCACAACCACCTGCGTGCCCCGGCCTTCCACCAACTGGTGCAGCGCTGCCAGCAGGCATACATGCAG TACATCCACCACCGCTTGATTCACCTGACTCCTGCGGACTACGACGACTTTGTGAATGCGATCCGGAGTGCCCGCAGCGCCTTCTGCCTGACGCCCATGGGCATGATGCAGTTCAACGACATCCTACAGAACCTCAAGCGCAGCAAACAGACCAAGGAGCTGTGGCAGCGGGTCTCACTcgagatggccaccttctccccCTGA
- the ZSWIM8 gene encoding zinc finger SWIM domain-containing protein 8 isoform X2: MELMFAEWEDGERFSFEDSDRFEEDSLCSFISEAESLCQNWRGWRKQSAGPNSPTGGGGGGGSGGTRMRDGLVIPLVELSAKQVAFHIPFEVVEKVYPPVPEQLQLRIAFWSFPENEEDIRLYSCLANGSADEFQRGDQLFRMRAVKDPLQIGFHLSATVVPPQMVPPKGAYNVAVMFDRCRVTSCSCTCGAGAKWCTHVVALCLFRIHNASAVCLRAPVSESLSRLQRDQLQKFAQYLISELPQQILPTAQRLLDELLSSQSTAINTVCGAPDPTAGPSASDQSTWYLDESTLTDNIKKTLHKFCGPSPVVFSDVNSMYLSSTEPPAAAEWACLLRPLRGREPEGVWNLLSIVREMFKRRDSNAAPLLEILTDQCLTYEQITGWWYSVRTSASHSSASGHTGRSNGQSEVAAHACASMCDEMVTLWRLAVLDPALSPQRRRELCTQLRQWQLKVIENVKRGQHKKTLERLFPGFRPAVEACYFNWEEAYPLPGVTYSGTDRKLALCWARALPSRPGASRSGGLEESRDRPRPLPTEPAVRPKEPGTKRKGLGEGVPSSQRGPRRLSAEGGDKALHKMGPGGGKAKALGGAGSGSKGSAGGGSKRRLSSEDSSLEPDLAEMSLDDSSLALGAEASTFEGFPESPPPCPLHGGSRGPSTFLPEPPDTYEEDGGVYFSEGPEPPTASVGPPGLLPGDVCTQDDLPSTDESGNGLPKTKEAAPAVGEEDDDYQAYYLNAQDGAGGEEEKAEGGAGEEHDLFAGLKPLEQESRMEVLFACAEALHAHGYSSEASRLTVELAQDLLANPPDLKGKKNKVSTSRQTWVATNTLSKAAFLLTVLSERPEHHNLAFRVGMFALELQRPPASTKALEVKLAYQESEVAALLKKIPLGPSEMSTMRCRAEELREGTLCDYRPVLPLMLASFIFDVLCAPVVSPTGSRPPSRNWNSETPGDEELGFEAAVAALGMKTTVSEAEHPLLCEGTRREKGDLALALMITYKDDQAKLKKILDKLLDRESQTHKPQTLSSFYSSSRPTTASQRSPSKHGGPSAPGALQPLTSGSAGPAQPGSVAGAGPGPTEGFTEKNVPESSPHSPCEGLPSEAALTPRPEGKVPSRLALGSRGGYNGRGWGSPGRPKKKHTGMASIDSSAPETTSDSSPTLSRRPLRGGWAPTSWGRGQDSDSISSSSSDSLGSSSSSGSRRASASGGARAKTVEVGRYKGRRPESHAPHVPNQPSEAAAHFYFELAKTVLIKAGGNSSTSIFTHPSSSGGHQGPHRNLHLCAFEIGLYALGLHNFVSPNWLSRTYSSHVSWITGQAMEIGSAALTILVECWDGHLTPPEVASLADRASRARDSNMVRAAAELALSCLPHAHALNPNEIQRALVQCKEQDNLMLEKACMAVEEAAKGGGVYPEVLFEVAHQWFWLYEQTAGGSSTAREGATSCSASGIRAGGEAGRGMPEGRGGPGTEPVTVAAAAVTAAATVVPVISVGSSLYPGPGLGHGHSPGLHPYTALQPHLPCSPQYLTHPAHPAHPMPHMPRPAVFPVPSSAYPQGVHPAFLGAQYPYSVTPPSLAATAVSFPVPSMAPITVHPYHTEPGLPLPTSVACELWGQGTVSSVHPASTFPAIQGASLPALTTQPSPLVSGGFPPPEEETHSQPVNPHSLHHLHAAYRVGMLALEMLGRRAHNDHPNNFSRSPPYTDDVKWLLGLAAKLGDRHGDAAAAESRSCPQPPACPGLPPTGAALPAGIHAVHPPPLDSPDSCGLRRLCECDPECPQRLLPDAHGHDAVQRHPTEPQAQQTDQGAVAAGLTRDGHLLPLSLSPLGSYTGTQACGYGGPSHRGSETWLDRSSSLSSLVAQTDSCSWAVAWGQDVSDPRSLGLGETALSGRGRWVASGIYLAFINI, encoded by the exons ATGGAGCTGATGTTTGCAGAGTGGGAGGACGGAGAGCGCTTCTCATTCGAGGATTCGGACCGTTTTGAGGAGGATTCACTCTGTTCCTTCATCTCCGAGGCCGAGAGCCTCTGCCAGAACTGGCGGGGATGGCGCAAACAGTCAGCGGGGCCCAATTCCCCCACTGGCGGCGGTggcggaggtggcagtggcgGTACCAGAATGCGAG ATGGACTGGTGATCCCATTGGTGGAGCTGTCAGCAAAGCAGGTGGCATTTCATATCCCATTTGAAGTGGTGGAGAAAGTTTACCCACCAGTGCCTGAGCAGCTACAGCTCCGAATTGCTTTTTGGAGCTTCCCTGAGAATGAAGAGGACATTCG GCTGTATTCGTGCCTGGCCAATGGCAGTGCGGATGAGTTTCAGCGAGGGGATCAGCTCTTCCGCATGCGGGCTGTGAAGGACCCATTGCAGATAG GGTTCCACCTGAGTGCTACAGTGGTGCCACCTCAGATGGTCCCTCCTAAAGGGGCCTACAACGTGGCTGTGATGTTTGACCGCTGCCGGGTCACTTCCTGCAGCTGTACCTGTGGGGCTGGGGCCAAATGGTGCACCCACGTCGTGGCACTCTGTCTCTTCCGCATCCACAAC GCTTCTGCAGTCTGCCTGCGAGCCCCAGTCTCAGAGTCCCTGTCCCGGCTACAGAGGGACCAGCTGCAAAAGTTTGCTCAGTACCTCATCAGTGAGCTCCCTCAGCAG ATCCTCCCCACAGCTCAGCGTCTCCTGGACGAACTCCTGTCTTCCCAGTCAACAGCCATCAATACAGTGTGTGGAGCTCCGG ACCCCACAGCAGGGCCCTCAGCATCGGACCAGAGTACTTGGTATCTGGATGAATCGACACTCACTGACAACATCAAAAAGACACTGCACAAGTTCTGTGGCCCCTCCCCTGTGGTCTTCAG TGATGTGAACTCCATGTATCTGTCTTCCACGGAGCCGCCAGCCGCTGCTGAATGGGCATGTCTGCTGCGCCCTCTGAGGGGCCGTGAGCCAGAGGGCGTCTGGAACCTGCTAAGCATCGTGCGGGAGATGTTCAAGCGGAGGGACAGCAATGCTGCCCCCTTGTTGGAAATCCTCACTGACCAGTGCCTCACCTATGAACAG ATAACAGGTTGGTGGTATAGCGTACGTACCTCAGCCTCACACAGCAGTGCCAGTGGGCACACGGGCCGTAGCAACGGGCAGTCAGAGGTGGCAGCCCATGCCTGTGCCAGCATGTGTGACGAGATGGTCACACTGTGGAGGCTGGCCGTGCTGGACCCTGCACTCAGCCCCCAGCG GCGCCGGGAACTGTGTACGCAGCTGCGGCAGTGGCAACTGAAGGTGATTGAGAACGTCAAGCGGGGCCAACACAAGAAGACGCTGGAGCGGCTCTTCCCTGGCTTCCGGCCAGCGGTGGAGGCCTGCTACTTCAACTGGGAAGAGGCCTACCCACTTCCTGGTGTCACCTACAGCGGCACTGACAGGAAgctggcactgtgctgggcccGGGCCCTGCCCTCTCGGCCAGGTGCCTCCCGCTCTGGGGGCCTGGAGGAATCCCGGGACCGGCCCCGACCCCTTCCTACTGAGCCAGCTGTGCGGCCCAAGGAGCCTGGGACCAAGCGAAAGGGCTTGGGTGAGGGGGTCCCCTCATCACAGCGGGGTCCCCGCCGCCTCTCAGCTGAAGGGGGAGATAAAGCTCTACATAAGATGGGTCCAGGTGGGGGCAAAGCCAAGGCACTGGGTGGGGCTGGCAGTGGGAGCAAGGGCTCAGCAGGTGGCGGAAGCAAGCGACGGCTGAGCAGCGAAGACAGCTCCCTGGAGCCAGACCTGGCTGAGatgagcctggatgacagcagcCTGGCCCTGGGCGCAGAGGCCAGCACCTTCGAGGGATTCCCTGAGAGCCCTCCACCCTGTCCTCTCCACGGTGGCTCCCGAGGCCCTTCCACTTTCCTTCCTGAGCCCCCAGATACTTATGAAGAAGATGGTGGTGTGTACTTCTCGGAAGGGCCTGAGCCTCCCACAGCCTCTGTTGGCCCCCCTGGCCTACTGCCTGGGGATGTCTGTACCCAGGACGACCTCCCTTCTACAGATGAGAGTGGCAATGGGCTTCCCAAAACCAAAGAGGCAGCCCCTGCAGTTGGAGAGGAGGATGATGACTACCAGGCGTACTATCTGAATGCCCAGGATGGGGCTGGGGGCGAGGAAGAGAAGGCCGAGGGCGGGGCTGGGGAGGAGCACGACCTGTTTGCTGGGCTGAAGCCACTGGAACAGGAGAGTCGCATGGAG GTACTGTTTGCCTGTGCTGAGGCCCTGCATGCGCATGGCTATAGCAGTGAGGCCTCCCGTCTCACTGTGGAGCTTGCCCAGGATCTGCTAGCCAACCCACCCGACCTCAAG GGCAAGAAGAACAAGGTATCCACGAGCCGTCAGACCTGGGTGGCTACCAACACCCTGAGCAAGGCGGCCTTCCTGTTGACAGTGCTAAGTGAGCGTCCAGAGCACCACAACCTGGCCTTCCGAGTTGGCATGTTTGCCTTGGAGCTACAGAGGCCTCCAGCTTCTACCAAGGCCTTGGAG GTAAAGCTGGCAtaccaggagtctgaggtggctGCCCTGCTCAAGAAGATCCCTCTGGGTCCAAGCGAGATGAGTACCATGCGGTGCCGGGCAGAGGAACTTCGGGAGGGGACACTCTGTGACTATCGGCCTGTGTTGCCTCTCATGCTGGCCAGTTTCATCTTTGACGTTCTCTGTGCTCCAG TGGTTTCTCCCACAGGTTCCCGGCCCCCAAGTCGCAACTGGAACAGCGAGACACCTGGGGatgaggagctgggatttgaagcaGCAGTTGCTGCCTTGG GCATGAAGACAACAGTGAGTGAGGCAGAACATCCCCTCTTATGTGAAGGCACACGTCGGGAGAAGGGTGACCTGGCATTAGCACTAATGATCACTTACAAGGACGACCAGGCCAAGCTTAAGAAG ATCTTAGACAAACTCTTGGACCGAGAGAGCCAGACACATAAGCCACAGACGCTGAGTTCTTTCTACTCATCTAGCCGCCCAACCACAGCCAGCCAGAGGTCTCCTTCAAAGCACGGGGGCCCATCTGCCCCAGGGGCCCTGCAACCACTGACCTCAGGCTCTGCAGGGCCTGCTCAACCAGGGAGTGTGGCAGGGGCTGGGCCAGGCCCCACTGAGGGCTTCACAGAGAAGAATGTGCCTG AGAGTTCCCCACATTCCCCCTGTGAGGGTCTTCCATCTGAGGCAGCTTTGACCCCAAGGCCAGAAGGGAAGGTTCCTAGCCGCTTGGCACTTGGCAGTCGTGGAGGCTATAATGGACGGGGATGGGGGTCCCCAGGACGGCCTAAGAAGAAGCACACAG GCATGGCCAGCATTGACAGCAGTGCCCCTGAAACAACATCGGATAGTTCCCCCACCTTAAGCCGGAGACCACTTCGAGGGGGCTGGgcccccacctcctggggtcGAGGTCAGGACAGTGACAGCATTAGCAGCTCTTCTTCGGACTCCCTGGGCTCCTCATCCTCCAGTGGAAGTCGCCGGGCCAGTGCCAGTGGAGGAGCCCGGGCGAAGACTGTTGAAGTTGGCAG GTACAAGGGCCGCCGCCCCGAGAGTCATGCCCCTCATGTACCCAATCAGCCATCAGAGGCAGCTGCACACTTCTACTTCGAGCTGGCGAAGACAGTGCTGATCAAGGCAGGGGGCAACAGCAGCACTTCCATTTTCACACATCCATCTTCCTCAGGGGGCCACCAGGGTCCTCACCGCAACCTGCACCTTTGCGCCTTCGAGATTGGGCTTTATGCCCTTGGCCTGCACAACTTTGTTTCTCCCAACTGGCTCTCACGTACTTATTCTTCCCACGTTTCCTGGATTACAG GCCAGGCCATGGAGATAGGCAGCGCAGCCCTGACTATACTGGTAGAATGCTGGGATGGGCACCTGACACCCCCTGAGGTTGCATCCCTGGCTGACAGGGCATCACGGGCAAGAGACTCCAATATGGTGAGGGCGGCAGCAGAGCTGGCCCTGAGCTGCCTGCCTCACGCCCATGCATTGAACCCTAATGAGATCCAGCGGGCCCTGGTGCAGTGCAAGGAACAG GACAACCTGATGTTGGAGAAGGCCTGCATGGCAGTGGAAGAGGCAGCTAAGGGTGGGGGCGTGTACCCTGAAGTGTTGTTTGAGGTTGCTCACCAGTGGTTCTGGCTATATGAGCAAACTGCAGGTGGCTCATCCACAGCCCGTGAAGGGGCTACAAGCTGTAGTGCCAGTGGGATCAGGGCAGGTGGGGAAGCTGGGCGGGGTATGCCTGAGGGCAGAGGGGGCCCAGGGACTGAGCCGGTTACAGTGGCAGCGGCAGCAGTGACAGCAGCAGCCACAGTGGTGCCCGTCATATCGGTGGGGTCTAGTTTATACCCGGGTCCAGGACTGGGGCATGGCCACTCCCCTGGCCTGCACCCCTACACTGCTCTACAGCCCCACCTGCCCTGTAGCCCTCAGTATCTCACTCACCCAGCTCACCCTGCCCACCCCATGCCTCACATGCCCCGGCCTGCCGTCTTCCCTGTGCCCAGCTCTGCATACCCACAG GGTGTTCATCCTGCATTCCTGGGGGCTCAGTACCCTTATTCAGTGACTCCTCCCTCACTTGCTGCCACTGCTGTGTCTTTCCCCGTTCCTTCCATGGCACCCATCACAGTACATCCCTACCACACAGAGCCAGGGCTTCCACTGCCCACCAGTGTGGCCTGTGAGTTGTGGGGCCAGGGAACAG TGAGCAGTGTCCATCCAGCATCCACGTTTCCAGCCATCCAAGGTGCCTCACTGCCTGCCCTGACCACACAGCCCAGCCCTCTGGTGAGCGGAGGTTTTCCACCGCCCGAGGAGGAGACACACAGTCAGCCAGTCAATCCCCACAGCCTGCACCACCTGCATGCTGCCTACCGTGTCG GAATGCTGGCACTGGAGATGCTGGGTCGCCGGGCACACAACGATCACCCCAACAACTTCTCCCGCTCCCCCCCCTACACTGATGATGTCAAATGGTTGCTGGGGCTGGCAGCAAAGCTGG GAGATCGTCATGGAGACGCTGCAGCGGCTGAGTCCCGCTCATGCCCACAACCACCTGCGTGCCCCGGCCTTCCACCAACTGGTGCAGCGCTGCCAGCAGGCATACATGCAG TACATCCACCACCGCTTGATTCACCTGACTCCTGCGGACTACGACGACTTTGTGAATGCGATCCGGAGTGCCCGCAGCGCCTTCTGCCTGACGCCCATGGGCATGATGCAGTTCAACGACATCCTACAGAACCTCAAGCGCAGCAAACAGACCAAGGAGCTGTGGCAGCGGGTCTCACTcgagatggccaccttctccccCTGAGTCTTTCACCCTTAGGGTCCTATACAGGGACCCAGGCCTGTGGCTATGGGGGCCCCTCACACAGGGGGAGTGAAACTTGGCTGGACAGATCATCCTCACTCAGTTCCCTGGTAGCCCAGACTGACAGCTGCTCTTGGGCTGTAGCTTGGGGCCAAGATGTCTCAGACCCTAGAAGCCTAGGGCTGGGGGAGACAGCCCTGTCTGGGAGGGGGCGTTGGGTGGCCTCTGGTATTTATTtggcatttataaatatataa